Proteins encoded together in one Hevea brasiliensis isolate MT/VB/25A 57/8 chromosome 16, ASM3005281v1, whole genome shotgun sequence window:
- the LOC110668871 gene encoding 2-oxoglutarate-dependent dioxygenase 19: protein MSSVKWLVESGCLKKVPSKYAYEKNPEDRISEDEETIPTIDYSLLTHGTPIQRFKVIQDLGNACQEWGFFMVINHGVPKKLRDEIINSTETFFNLTEEEKQEYRGNELLDPIKCGTSFNVRVDKPLMWRDYLKILVHPHFVSPHKPVGFSEVLQEYCKRSREVASELLKGISKSLELEENYITKRMEVEVGSQMFVANLYPPCPQPEIAMGLPPHSDYGLLTLLIQNHLGGLQVMHKGKWVPINPLPDSIIINIGDHMEILTNGKYKSVVHRAVVNGHGTRISIGTAHGPPLETIVSPAPELANLPPPAYRGIKFREYVELQQSSQLIGKSCLDRIRI from the exons ATGTCAAGTGTCAAATGGCTAGTTGAATCAGGATGTCTCAAGAAGGTTCCTTCCAAATATGCCTATGAAAAAAATCCTGAGGATCGCATATCTGAAGATGAAGAGACAATCCCAACCATAGACTACTCCCTTCTCACCCATGGTACTCCTATCCAACGTTTCAAGGTTATCCAAGACCTTGGCAATGCCTGCCAGGAATGGGGATTCTTCATG GTGATCAATCATGGAGTGCCCAAAAAGTTAAGAGATGAAATTATAAACTCCACTGAGACATTCTTTAACCTAACGGAGGAGGAAAAGCAAGAGTACAGGGGAAATGAATTATTAGATCCCATAAAGTGTGGTACAAGCTTCAATGTGAGGGTAGACAAGCCATTAATGTGGAGGGATTATCTTAAGATTCTTGTCCATCCCCATTTTGTCTCTCCTCATAAGCCTGTGGGCTTCAG TGAAGTTCTACAAGAGTATTGCAAAAGAAGTCGAGAAGTGGCAAGTGAATTGCTTAAAGGCATTTCGAAAAGCCTAGAATTGGAAGAAAACTACATAACGAAGAGAATGGAAGTGGAAGTGGGATCTCAGATGTTTGTTGCAAATCTTTACCCACCATGCCCACAGCCAGAAATCGCAATGGGGCTGCCCCCTCATTCCGATTATGGCCTCCTGACTCTCCTCATCCAGAACCACCTTGGAGGCCTCCAAGTCATGCACAAGGGAAAGTGGGTTCCTATCAATCCCCTGCCTGACTCTATCATAATCAACATCGGTGATCATATGGAG ATACTTACCAACGGGAAGTACAAGAGCGTTGTGCATAGAGCCGTGGTAAATGGCCATGGAACAAGGATTTCCATAGGAACAGCCCACGGCCCACCACTCGAAACCATTGTGAGTCCTGCACCAGAGTTGGCTAATCTTCCACCCCCAGCATATCGTGGAATCAAGTTCAGGGAGTACGTGGAGCTTCAACAGAGCAGTCAACTCATAGGAAAAAGCTGCCTGGACCGTATTCGAATATGA